A window of Palaemon carinicauda isolate YSFRI2023 chromosome 27, ASM3689809v2, whole genome shotgun sequence contains these coding sequences:
- the LOC137620675 gene encoding uncharacterized protein has product MKASLLLVFLGCLALGVLGYPQGGGGSYKQPEGYFQYVNVPGHKEYEFGWNRGNPHHYISRFEQAKDHRFRTRVKWSDTHEGYGEHYWEYNHSPKYPEHHDGYKEPEPYHAPEPSYGPPPKAHGYSSENIPVILVDAHQPRIPSPEEVQYIEPQSIPAVLQYEDRH; this is encoded by the exons ATGAAAGCGTCTCTTTTG CTGGTATTCCTAGGATGCCTTGCTCTGGGTGTCCTTGGCTATCCCCAAGGTGGGGGAGGAAGCTACAAGCAACCTGAAGGCTACTTCCAGTACGTGAACGTTCCAGGACACAAGGAGTACGAGTTCGGCTGGAACCGAGGCAACCCCCATCACTACATCTCCCGCTTCGAGCAAGCCAAGGATCACAGATTCAGGACTAGG GTCAAGTGGTCTGACACCCACGAAGGCTATGGCGAGCACTACTGGGAATATAACCACAGTCCAAAATACCCGGAACATCACGACGGATACAAGGAACCTGAGCCTTACCACGCACCCGAACCTTCCTACGGTCCCCCACCCAAGGCACACGGGTACTCCTCGGAAAATATTCCCGTCATCTTAGTAGACGCCCATCAACCTCGCATTCCCAGCCCAGAGGAAGtccagtacatcgaacctcagtcaATTCCTGCCGTTTTGCAATACGAGGATCGCCACTAG